The Faecalibacter sp. LW9 genome has a segment encoding these proteins:
- a CDS encoding DUF3467 domain-containing protein: protein MSENQQNEGLNIELNELVAQGVYATGAIINHSPSEFVVDFVQFMPGARPSVKSRIILSPLQAKQLASSLAENVATFEKNFGEIKQPQQNGTANYEA from the coding sequence ATGTCAGAAAATCAACAAAACGAAGGATTAAACATTGAGTTAAACGAATTAGTAGCTCAAGGAGTTTATGCAACAGGAGCAATCATCAACCACTCACCATCTGAGTTCGTTGTAGATTTCGTACAATTTATGCCAGGTGCTAGACCAAGCGTAAAATCTCGTATCATTTTATCTCCTTTACAAGCAAAACAATTAGCTTCTTCTTTAGCTGAAAACGTAGCTACTTTCGAGAAAAATTTTGGTGAGATTAAACAACCTCAACAAAACGGAACTGCAAACTACGAAGCTTAA
- a CDS encoding dihydrolipoamide acetyltransferase family protein: protein MSDYKLILPSMGEGVMEATVTNWIKNIGDAIAEDESVVEIATDKVDSDVPSPVAGILKEILIPVDGIAKVGEPIAILTVSGNVDQQESVESTHEVPAQEIKEVAQQIEKEIKVVAQTATNDQYKSDKFYSPLVRSIASEEGISASELDSIQGTGANGRVTKDDIKKYIDQKANGTLPQTVITESIKPVVATPPAAPVTIPSGDDEIIEMDRMRKIIAQNMVQAKQVAPHVTSFVEVDVTNIVLWREKNKKEFEKKHGEKITYMPIFIEAVTKAIQDFPMINVSVDGDNIIKKKNINVGMAAALPSGNLIVPVIKNADQFNLAGLAKQVNDLAVRARNNKLKPTDIQGGTYTITNIGTFGNVLGTPIIPQPQVAILAVGAIVKKPAVIETPTGDVIGIRHKMYLSHAYDHRVVDGALGGMFVKRVAEYLEAFDIQKDI from the coding sequence ATGTCTGACTATAAATTAATTTTACCTTCTATGGGAGAAGGTGTAATGGAAGCTACAGTAACCAATTGGATAAAAAATATTGGTGATGCAATTGCAGAAGATGAATCTGTAGTAGAAATTGCAACAGATAAGGTCGATTCTGATGTTCCATCTCCAGTAGCGGGAATTTTGAAAGAAATACTTATTCCTGTCGATGGAATTGCTAAAGTTGGTGAACCTATCGCTATTCTAACTGTATCAGGAAATGTTGACCAACAAGAAAGTGTTGAATCAACGCACGAAGTACCTGCTCAAGAAATTAAAGAAGTTGCTCAACAAATTGAAAAAGAAATTAAAGTTGTAGCTCAGACAGCTACAAATGATCAATACAAATCAGATAAATTTTACTCTCCTTTAGTTCGTTCGATAGCTTCTGAAGAAGGTATATCTGCATCCGAGTTGGATTCAATTCAGGGTACTGGTGCTAATGGAAGAGTAACCAAAGATGATATAAAAAAATACATCGATCAAAAGGCAAATGGTACATTACCACAAACTGTAATAACTGAATCGATAAAACCTGTAGTAGCAACGCCTCCTGCAGCGCCTGTAACAATTCCATCTGGTGATGATGAAATTATTGAGATGGATCGTATGCGTAAAATTATTGCGCAAAATATGGTACAAGCGAAACAAGTTGCTCCACACGTAACCTCTTTTGTAGAAGTAGATGTGACAAACATTGTACTTTGGAGAGAAAAAAATAAAAAGGAATTCGAAAAGAAACATGGTGAGAAAATCACTTATATGCCAATTTTTATCGAAGCAGTTACTAAAGCAATTCAAGATTTCCCAATGATTAATGTATCTGTTGATGGAGATAATATTATCAAAAAGAAAAATATTAATGTAGGAATGGCTGCAGCTTTACCGTCTGGAAATTTAATTGTACCAGTCATTAAAAATGCGGATCAATTTAATCTGGCAGGATTAGCAAAACAAGTAAATGATTTAGCGGTAAGAGCTCGTAATAATAAATTAAAACCAACGGATATCCAAGGTGGTACTTATACAATAACGAATATTGGTACATTTGGAAATGTTTTAGGAACACCAATTATTCCACAACCTCAAGTGGCTATTTTAGCTGTGGGCGCAATTGTGAAAAAACCTGCAGTTATTGAAACACCAACAGGTGATGTCATAGGAATTCGTCACAAAATGTATTTATCTCATGCTTATGACCATCGTGTTGTAGATGGAGCATTAGGAGGTATGTTTGTAAAACGTGTAGCAGAATATTTAGAAGCGTTTGATATTCAAAAAGATATCTAA
- a CDS encoding DUF3575 domain-containing protein, which translates to MLKKLLFFICINLIIVNAQEKNFHFKGNLLTAPLGISNFGLEHNVHKKITLQGEFLISPWKSFAKNHLQLYVGYFEGRYYFKESFKKLYIGPSVGLGFYDIQKWNYWNTDKFQRGYTILIGATVGYQMSFNNRWGLDIFITGANSQGGYHGYKILDDNSIIRYDSATHFNRSGEWLISKAGIMLTYKLKTKNYNKKAQQ; encoded by the coding sequence ATGTTAAAAAAACTACTATTTTTTATTTGTATTAACCTAATTATAGTAAATGCACAAGAGAAAAATTTCCATTTTAAAGGAAATTTATTAACAGCTCCGCTTGGAATTTCTAATTTTGGTTTAGAACATAATGTTCATAAAAAAATTACATTACAAGGTGAATTCTTAATTTCACCATGGAAATCGTTTGCTAAAAATCATTTACAATTATATGTTGGATATTTTGAAGGTCGATATTATTTTAAAGAATCTTTCAAAAAGTTGTATATAGGCCCAAGTGTTGGTTTAGGATTTTATGATATACAAAAATGGAATTATTGGAATACTGATAAATTTCAACGCGGATATACAATATTAATAGGAGCAACAGTAGGATATCAAATGTCTTTTAACAACCGATGGGGACTTGATATATTTATAACAGGTGCAAATTCACAAGGAGGATATCATGGTTATAAAATTCTTGATGACAACAGTATTATCCGATATGATTCAGCGACTCATTTCAATCGTAGTGGAGAGTGGTTAATATCTAAAGCAGGAATTATGCTCACATATAAATTAAAAACTAAAAATTATAATAAAAAAGCTCAACAATAG